From one Terriglobales bacterium genomic stretch:
- a CDS encoding M20/M25/M40 family metallo-hydrolase produces MNELDSLGSKEIMILPARRQLVLTAIFFFCLAASAAAEKLPSDTIPAGRMEQYSDLAVRWMAEYLQVDTTNPPGNEARAAAFFKQILDREGIENQVFEYAPGRANLIARLAGSGKGRPIILLNHEDVVTSDPARWKAPPFSAAILDGVMYGRGAQDMKSEGLAQLVVMVMLKREKVALDRDVIFLATADEEADGTGTDWMIAHRRDLIGNAEYLITEGGENVKDEKGVKYIGVDVAEKSPFWLKVTARGRPGHGSRPISDSAPNRLVRALNRILAHQTELKALPVTEEFLRLMAPSQTGERARWFRDLKSALGDKRFRKSVEDDELLNYMLHNTISLTMLSGSQQTNVIPGTAGAHLDVRLLPGEDPKAFLEEIRRVVDDPNVTLEPENAEFRVANASPLDTALFASFRRTATRYFPGTPVAPRMTSGYTENQRYRGLGIASYGFSPYTVTPEEGATEHADNERIRVEELRRGYRVLYDVVAGVAAAPAP; encoded by the coding sequence TTGAACGAGCTCGATTCCCTGGGGAGCAAGGAGATCATGATTCTTCCGGCGCGGCGGCAGCTTGTTCTGACTGCAATCTTTTTCTTTTGCCTGGCCGCCTCCGCTGCGGCCGAGAAGCTGCCTTCGGACACCATCCCGGCCGGCCGCATGGAGCAGTACTCCGACCTGGCGGTGCGCTGGATGGCGGAGTACCTGCAGGTGGATACCACCAATCCCCCGGGCAACGAGGCGCGCGCGGCCGCGTTTTTCAAGCAGATCCTCGACCGTGAGGGCATCGAGAACCAGGTCTTCGAGTACGCGCCGGGACGCGCCAACCTGATCGCGCGCCTCGCGGGCAGCGGCAAGGGACGCCCCATCATCCTGCTGAACCACGAGGACGTAGTGACCAGCGACCCGGCGCGCTGGAAGGCGCCACCGTTCAGCGCCGCCATCCTGGACGGCGTGATGTACGGCCGCGGCGCGCAGGACATGAAGAGCGAAGGCCTCGCGCAACTGGTGGTGATGGTCATGCTCAAGCGGGAGAAGGTGGCGCTCGACCGCGACGTGATCTTTCTGGCCACCGCCGACGAGGAGGCGGACGGTACCGGCACCGATTGGATGATCGCCCACCGCCGCGACCTCATCGGCAACGCCGAGTACCTGATCACCGAGGGCGGCGAGAATGTGAAGGACGAGAAGGGCGTGAAGTACATCGGCGTGGACGTGGCGGAGAAATCTCCCTTCTGGCTGAAGGTGACGGCGCGCGGACGTCCCGGGCACGGCTCGCGGCCGATTTCCGACTCCGCTCCCAACCGCCTGGTGCGCGCGCTGAACCGAATCCTGGCACACCAGACCGAGCTGAAGGCGCTGCCGGTGACCGAGGAGTTCCTGCGGCTGATGGCGCCCTCGCAGACGGGGGAGCGCGCCCGCTGGTTCCGCGACCTGAAGAGCGCGCTGGGCGACAAGCGCTTCCGCAAGTCGGTGGAGGACGACGAGCTGCTCAACTACATGCTGCACAACACCATCTCCCTGACCATGCTGAGCGGCTCGCAGCAGACCAACGTCATCCCCGGCACAGCCGGAGCGCACCTCGATGTGCGCCTGCTTCCGGGCGAGGATCCCAAGGCGTTCCTGGAAGAGATACGTCGCGTGGTGGACGACCCCAACGTGACCCTGGAGCCCGAAAACGCGGAGTTCCGCGTGGCCAACGCCTCGCCGCTCGATACCGCGCTCTTCGCCTCCTTCCGCCGGACGGCGACGCGCTACTTCCCGGGCACGCCGGTGGCTCCGCGGATGACCAGCGGATACACCGAGAACCAGCGCTACCGCGGGCTGGGCATCGCGAGCTACGGATTCTCGCCCTATACTGTGACTCCCGAGGAAGGAGCTACGGAGCACGCCGACAACGAGCGCATCCGGGTGGAAGAGCTGCGCAGAGGGTACCGGGTGCTGTACGACGTGGTGGCCGGAGTGGCCGCGGCGCCCGCGCCCTGA
- a CDS encoding sensor domain-containing diguanylate cyclase, whose amino-acid sequence MKKRGLKPSRNLDRRRRSLSDPDSVRELVYRLQEGIYITNHRGEILDANPAMLEICGASSLQQLQKLKATDLVDPEMRRREMELLKRKGSVQKFELQIRRPDGQVRTVIDTAHRTRDLRTGEVLYHGILVDITLRKRLESQLQEQSIRDPLTGCFNRRYLEEFERRWRNRRQSWGCLAVDIDHFKHYNDRYGHQAGDDVLVRMNRFLMRQTRAEEGVVRTGGDEFVVLLPGADLANTEATARRLELAAKREAPVPFSLGWAARRSGEKLERTLARADRSMLSIRLRRRSPSRDRRLGR is encoded by the coding sequence ATGAAGAAACGCGGTCTCAAACCGAGCAGGAACCTCGACCGCCGCCGGCGCAGCCTGAGCGATCCCGACAGCGTGCGGGAGCTGGTGTATCGCCTGCAAGAGGGGATCTACATCACCAACCATAGAGGGGAGATCCTGGACGCCAATCCGGCGATGCTCGAGATCTGCGGAGCCTCCTCGCTGCAGCAGCTCCAGAAGCTCAAGGCGACGGACCTGGTGGATCCCGAGATGCGCAGGCGGGAGATGGAACTGCTGAAGCGCAAGGGCTCGGTGCAGAAATTCGAGCTGCAAATCAGACGTCCGGACGGCCAGGTGCGCACCGTCATCGACACCGCCCACCGCACCCGCGACCTCAGAACCGGCGAAGTGCTGTACCACGGCATCCTGGTGGACATCACCCTGCGCAAGCGGCTGGAGAGCCAGTTGCAGGAGCAGAGCATCCGCGATCCGCTCACCGGATGCTTCAACCGCCGCTACCTGGAGGAGTTTGAGAGGCGTTGGCGGAATCGGCGCCAGTCCTGGGGCTGCCTGGCGGTCGATATCGACCACTTCAAGCATTACAACGACCGCTACGGGCACCAGGCGGGGGACGACGTGCTGGTCCGCATGAACCGCTTCCTCATGCGCCAGACGCGCGCCGAGGAAGGGGTGGTGCGCACCGGCGGAGACGAGTTCGTGGTGCTGCTGCCGGGCGCGGACCTGGCCAACACCGAGGCCACCGCCCGCCGCCTGGAGCTGGCCGCCAAGAGGGAAGCTCCGGTGCCGTTCTCTCTGGGCTGGGCGGCGCGGCGCTCCGGCGAGAAGCTGGAGCGGACCCTCGCCCGCGCCGACCGCAGCATGCTCTCCATCCGCCTGCGCCGGCGCTCCCCCAGCCGCGACCGGAGGCTGGGGCGGTAG
- a CDS encoding deoxyguanosinetriphosphate triphosphohydrolase: protein MLAPYAVRVEQSRGRRHPEPAHPYRDDFQRDRDRVVHSRAFRRLENKTQVFTRRLSDHFRNRLTHSIEVSQISRTLAAQLGLNSELVEALALVHDVGHPPFGHSGEKTLDAAMRAHGDSFDHNLHALRIVEDFEVRYAAFRGLNLTFEVREGIIKHSRDYKLADYPQLAEYQLGQRPPLEAQLIDLTDEIAYNTADLDDGYEAKLLKLGEIRERVGIFDRFYREAERKYPAAIEKLKFNEALKRMLDRMASDLITNTRARIEAAGVNSLEDVRAHGERLAAFSPEVDAERLQAKAFLNQRLYSNSALKPEKAHSERVIAELFKYWVAHPEALPKTYREKARHEPPHRVVCDYIAGMTDHYILEQHEKYCP from the coding sequence ATGTTGGCTCCCTACGCGGTGCGCGTGGAGCAGTCGCGCGGACGCCGCCATCCCGAGCCCGCGCATCCCTATCGCGACGACTTCCAGCGCGACCGCGACCGCGTCGTCCACTCCCGCGCCTTCCGCCGCCTGGAGAACAAGACCCAGGTCTTCACCCGCCGCCTCTCCGACCACTTCCGCAACCGGCTCACTCACAGCATCGAGGTCTCGCAGATCTCCCGCACCCTCGCCGCCCAGCTCGGCCTGAACTCGGAGCTGGTGGAGGCGCTGGCGCTGGTGCACGACGTCGGCCATCCGCCCTTCGGCCACTCCGGGGAAAAGACGCTCGACGCCGCCATGCGCGCCCATGGCGATTCCTTCGACCACAACCTGCACGCGCTGCGCATCGTCGAGGATTTCGAAGTGCGCTACGCCGCCTTCCGCGGCTTGAACCTCACCTTCGAGGTGCGTGAGGGCATCATCAAGCACTCGCGCGACTACAAGCTGGCGGACTACCCGCAGCTCGCCGAGTACCAGCTTGGCCAGCGCCCGCCGCTCGAGGCCCAGCTCATCGACCTCACCGACGAGATCGCCTACAACACCGCCGACCTCGACGACGGCTACGAAGCCAAGCTGCTCAAGCTGGGAGAGATCCGCGAGCGCGTCGGCATCTTCGACCGCTTCTACCGCGAGGCGGAGAGAAAATATCCCGCGGCCATAGAGAAGCTGAAGTTCAACGAGGCGCTCAAGCGCATGCTCGACCGCATGGCCAGCGACCTCATCACGAACACGCGCGCGCGCATCGAGGCCGCGGGGGTGAATTCGCTCGAGGACGTGCGCGCCCATGGCGAGCGCCTGGCCGCCTTCAGCCCGGAGGTGGACGCCGAGCGCCTCCAGGCCAAGGCCTTCCTCAACCAGCGCCTTTACTCCAACTCCGCGCTCAAGCCGGAGAAGGCCCACTCCGAGCGAGTGATTGCTGAGCTATTCAAGTACTGGGTCGCCCATCCCGAAGCCCTGCCCAAGACCTACCGCGAGAAGGCCCGACACGAGCCGCCCCACCGCGTGGTCTGCGATTACATCGCCGGCATGACCGACCACTACATTCTGGAGCAGCACGAGAAGTACTGTCCTTGA